One region of Roseovarius faecimaris genomic DNA includes:
- a CDS encoding heavy metal translocating P-type ATPase, producing the protein MDGNERTTLTIEGMSCASCVGRVDKALSAVDGVTDVAVNLATETAQLTVDNPAVLAEAAQVLRTLGYPARTSKVTLSIASMSCASCVGRVDKALAEVPGVLSVSVNLAAETAAVEFLDGAVTVSDLMAASAAIGYPAELAQADAGQSRAERKADEAHALSRRVALAAALALPVFVLEMGAHLIPAFHHFIANSIGIQTSWLIQFLLATLVLFGPGRQFFTNGIPALARGAPDMNSLVAVGTGAAWGYSVVATFLPGLLPEGVRAVYFEAAAVIVVLILIGRWLEARAKGRTGAAIQALLSLQVRTARVLRDDGTVEVDVDALAAGDRILVRPGERIPVDGEVTDGTSNVDESMITGEPVPVPKSAGAAVTGGTVNGTGSLTFRATRVGADTTLAQIIRMVEEAQSAKLPIQGLVDRVTLWFVPAVMALAVLTVLVWLILGPDPALTFALVAGVSVLIIACPCAMGLATPTSIMVGTGRAAEMGVLFRKGDALQGLSEVAVVAVDKTGTVTEGRPTLTDVVLADGFDRQDVLGRIAAVEALSEHPIAEAILRGAQDEGIHVPQAEAFRSITGYGVAATVDGHDVMVGADRYMSREGIDVAPLREAEQDLAERGRTALYAAIDGRLAAVIAVADPVKPASRAAIDALHRAGLHVAMITGDKRETAEAIARETGIDQVIAGVLPDGKIAALDDLRAGGRKIAFVGDGINDAPALAHADVGIAIGTGTDVAIESADVVLMSGDLRGVVNAVDVSRRTMANIRQNLIWAFGYNVALIPVAAGVLYPAFGILLSPVFAAGAMALSSVSVLTNALRLRRVTPAMSETTPPPAQTTSVAGHGARQIGGAT; encoded by the coding sequence ATGGATGGAAATGAACGCACAACCCTCACGATCGAAGGCATGTCCTGTGCCTCATGTGTCGGGCGCGTGGACAAAGCCCTGTCGGCTGTTGACGGGGTCACAGACGTAGCGGTCAACCTGGCAACGGAAACCGCGCAGCTCACCGTCGACAATCCGGCCGTTCTGGCCGAGGCGGCGCAGGTTCTGCGGACGCTCGGCTATCCGGCGCGGACCTCCAAAGTGACGTTGAGCATCGCCTCGATGTCCTGTGCGTCCTGCGTCGGGCGGGTCGACAAGGCGCTGGCAGAGGTGCCGGGCGTCTTGTCCGTGTCAGTAAACCTTGCGGCTGAAACGGCGGCGGTTGAGTTTCTCGATGGGGCCGTCACAGTTTCCGATCTGATGGCGGCGTCGGCCGCGATCGGGTATCCGGCCGAGCTGGCCCAGGCCGATGCCGGCCAATCCCGCGCCGAGCGGAAGGCGGATGAGGCACATGCCCTGTCCCGGCGCGTCGCCCTCGCGGCGGCGCTTGCTCTGCCGGTTTTCGTCCTGGAAATGGGCGCGCATCTGATCCCGGCCTTTCACCATTTCATCGCAAACTCAATCGGTATCCAGACGTCCTGGCTTATCCAGTTCCTGTTGGCGACGCTGGTACTCTTTGGTCCGGGGCGTCAGTTCTTTACCAACGGTATCCCGGCCCTTGCGAGGGGTGCACCGGATATGAACAGCCTTGTCGCCGTCGGAACCGGCGCGGCCTGGGGGTATTCGGTGGTGGCGACATTCCTGCCGGGCCTGCTGCCCGAAGGCGTGCGCGCGGTCTATTTTGAGGCCGCGGCGGTTATCGTTGTGCTGATCCTGATCGGGCGCTGGCTGGAGGCACGCGCCAAGGGGCGCACCGGTGCTGCGATCCAGGCGCTTCTGAGCTTGCAGGTGCGGACCGCGCGGGTGCTGCGTGATGACGGCACGGTCGAGGTGGATGTGGACGCGCTTGCCGCGGGCGACCGGATCCTCGTCCGGCCCGGAGAGCGCATCCCGGTCGACGGCGAGGTGACCGACGGCACCAGCAATGTCGATGAAAGTATGATCACCGGTGAGCCTGTTCCGGTGCCCAAATCGGCAGGCGCGGCCGTCACGGGCGGCACCGTCAATGGCACCGGCAGCCTCACATTCCGGGCCACGCGCGTCGGGGCCGATACAACCCTGGCACAGATCATCCGCATGGTCGAAGAGGCGCAAAGTGCGAAACTGCCTATTCAGGGCCTGGTAGACAGGGTGACGCTGTGGTTCGTGCCTGCGGTCATGGCGCTTGCCGTGCTGACCGTCCTTGTGTGGCTGATCCTTGGCCCGGATCCCGCGCTGACCTTTGCGCTGGTTGCCGGTGTCTCTGTTCTGATCATCGCCTGCCCCTGCGCCATGGGGCTGGCCACGCCGACCTCGATCATGGTTGGCACCGGCCGCGCGGCCGAGATGGGCGTGCTCTTTCGCAAGGGCGATGCCTTGCAGGGGCTGTCCGAGGTTGCTGTCGTCGCCGTCGACAAGACCGGAACGGTCACCGAGGGCCGGCCCACCCTGACCGATGTTGTGCTCGCAGACGGGTTCGACCGCCAGGACGTGCTTGGCCGCATTGCAGCGGTCGAAGCCCTGTCCGAACATCCGATTGCCGAGGCCATTCTTCGCGGGGCGCAAGACGAAGGCATTCATGTACCACAGGCCGAAGCGTTCCGGTCGATCACCGGCTACGGCGTCGCAGCTACGGTTGACGGGCACGATGTCATGGTCGGCGCGGATCGTTACATGAGCCGTGAAGGCATAGACGTCGCCCCCCTTCGCGAGGCCGAGCAGGATTTGGCAGAACGCGGCCGCACGGCCCTCTATGCCGCCATCGACGGCAGGCTTGCAGCGGTGATCGCAGTGGCCGACCCGGTCAAACCGGCAAGCCGCGCGGCCATTGACGCGCTGCACCGCGCCGGGCTGCACGTCGCCATGATAACCGGTGACAAACGCGAGACCGCAGAAGCAATCGCCAGGGAAACCGGCATTGATCAGGTGATCGCCGGCGTGCTGCCCGATGGCAAAATCGCCGCGCTCGACGATCTGCGGGCCGGGGGCCGCAAGATTGCCTTTGTCGGGGATGGTATCAACGACGCCCCGGCTCTGGCCCATGCCGATGTGGGCATCGCCATCGGCACCGGAACCGATGTGGCGATTGAATCCGCCGATGTCGTTCTGATGTCCGGTGATTTGCGCGGCGTGGTGAACGCTGTTGACGTCTCGCGCCGGACCATGGCGAACATCCGGCAGAACCTGATCTGGGCCTTTGGCTATAACGTCGCCCTGATCCCGGTTGCGGCCGGTGTGCTCTATCCCGCCTTTGGGATTCTCCTGTCACCGGTTTTTGCTGCGGGGGCCATGGCGCTTTCCTCGGTTTCGGTGCTGACAAATGCTCTGCGCCTGCGCCGCGTCACCCCCGCCATGAGCGAAACAACACCCCCTCCTGCTCAAACCACATCGGTTGCCGGGCACGGGGCACGCCAGATTGGAGGTGCGACATGA
- a CDS encoding phosphotransferase family protein has product MSTLDTKAISAWVAGRLPGFDGPVSASKFSGGQSNPTYRLETAAGDYVLRRKPPGVLLKSAHAVDREFRVQAALAGTDVPVARVHLLCEDEAVIGSAFYIMDEVRGRNFDDPRLPALSTQERGAIMDEMNRVLAAIHEVDIAAVGLSDYGPDGDYYARQIGRWTKQYRATQTDDLPDMDALIGWLEGNRPGDDGQRCLVHGDYRLDNLLFAPEGTGCVAVLDWELSTIGHPYADLAAVVMQWAMPVGPVGRGLAGVDRKAEGLWSDQRFVDAYCARRGLAGIDRFGFYLAFCHFRMAAILQGVKKRALDGNASDPEKGLMLGQYVPAFARHGLEAARRDG; this is encoded by the coding sequence ATGAGCACGCTGGACACCAAGGCCATATCCGCCTGGGTCGCGGGCCGCCTGCCGGGGTTTGACGGGCCGGTGAGCGCCAGCAAGTTCAGCGGCGGGCAGTCGAACCCCACTTACCGGCTGGAGACGGCGGCAGGCGATTACGTCCTGCGCCGCAAGCCGCCGGGGGTATTGCTGAAATCGGCCCATGCGGTGGACCGGGAGTTTCGCGTGCAGGCGGCGCTGGCCGGAACGGACGTACCGGTGGCGCGGGTGCATCTGCTGTGCGAGGACGAGGCGGTGATCGGCTCGGCCTTTTATATCATGGACGAGGTGCGCGGGCGCAATTTTGACGACCCGCGCCTGCCCGCGCTGAGCACGCAAGAGCGCGGCGCGATCATGGACGAAATGAACCGGGTGCTGGCGGCGATTCACGAGGTGGATATCGCGGCGGTGGGCCTGAGCGATTACGGACCTGACGGGGATTACTATGCGCGGCAGATCGGGCGCTGGACCAAGCAGTATCGCGCGACGCAGACGGATGATCTGCCTGATATGGATGCGCTGATCGGCTGGCTGGAGGGGAACAGGCCCGGCGATGACGGCCAGCGCTGTCTGGTGCATGGGGATTACCGGCTGGACAATCTGCTGTTTGCGCCGGAGGGCACGGGCTGTGTCGCGGTGCTGGACTGGGAGCTGAGCACGATCGGCCACCCTTATGCCGATCTGGCGGCGGTAGTCATGCAATGGGCGATGCCGGTGGGGCCGGTGGGCCGGGGGCTGGCCGGGGTGGACCGGAAGGCCGAGGGGCTGTGGAGCGATCAGCGCTTTGTCGACGCCTATTGCGCGCGCCGGGGGCTGGCGGGCATCGACCGCTTCGGCTTTTACCTGGCCTTTTGCCATTTCCGCATGGCGGCAATCCTTCAGGGGGTGAAGAAACGCGCGCTGGATGGCAATGCGTCGGACCCCGAAAAGGGCCTGATGCTGGGCCAATATGTGCCGGCGTTCGCGCGGCACGGCCTTGAGGCGGCCCGGCGCGACGGGTGA
- the cueR gene encoding Cu(I)-responsive transcriptional regulator, translating to MNIGEVAERSGLPSKTIRYYEDIGLVRPLRSDNGYRAFRETDLHKLVFLGRARTLGFSIEDCRLLLSLYEDESRESAQVKSIAEDHLATIEKKIAQLEAMRETLSHLVMSCHGDHRPDCPILSDLATGLSDRS from the coding sequence ATGAATATCGGAGAAGTCGCCGAACGTTCGGGGCTCCCGTCCAAGACGATCCGCTACTACGAGGATATCGGGCTGGTCCGCCCGCTGCGCAGCGACAATGGCTATCGTGCGTTCCGTGAAACCGACCTGCACAAGCTGGTCTTTCTCGGACGTGCCCGGACGCTCGGGTTCTCGATCGAGGATTGTCGCCTGCTGCTCAGTCTCTACGAGGATGAAAGTCGTGAAAGTGCTCAGGTGAAATCCATCGCAGAGGACCACCTGGCCACCATTGAAAAAAAGATCGCTCAACTGGAGGCAATGCGCGAGACGCTTTCGCATCTGGTCATGTCCTGCCACGGTGATCATCGGCCCGACTGCCCCATCCTCAGTGATCTTGCGACCGGGCTCAGCGATCGGAGCTGA
- the rpe gene encoding ribulose-phosphate 3-epimerase, with protein MPFDRSIKIAPSILSADFANFGEEIRAIEAQGADWVHVDVMDGHFVPNLTFGPPAVKAFRPHVSTFMDVHLMIAPVDPYIEAYAEAGADMITAHVEAGPHIHRTLQAIKATGKMAGVSLNPGTPLDSIEHVLDLVDMVLIMTVNPGFGGQKFIHSGVEKTRRLRAMIGDRPIHIQIDGGVTTETAPLVAAAGADVLVAGSAVFKGGSVDAPSVYGDNIRALRAAAEAALPG; from the coding sequence ATGCCCTTCGACCGCTCGATCAAGATTGCGCCCTCCATCCTCAGCGCCGATTTCGCCAATTTCGGCGAGGAAATCCGCGCGATCGAGGCGCAGGGCGCCGACTGGGTGCATGTGGATGTGATGGACGGGCATTTCGTACCCAACCTCACCTTCGGCCCGCCCGCCGTGAAGGCGTTCCGCCCGCATGTCAGCACCTTCATGGATGTGCACCTGATGATCGCGCCCGTGGATCCCTATATCGAGGCCTATGCCGAGGCCGGGGCTGATATGATCACCGCCCATGTCGAGGCCGGTCCGCATATCCACCGCACGCTTCAGGCGATCAAGGCGACGGGCAAGATGGCCGGTGTCTCGCTCAATCCCGGCACGCCGCTGGACAGCATCGAACATGTGCTGGATCTGGTCGATATGGTGCTGATCATGACGGTGAACCCCGGCTTTGGCGGCCAGAAATTCATTCATTCCGGGGTTGAGAAGACCCGCCGCCTGCGCGCGATGATCGGCGACCGCCCGATCCATATCCAGATCGACGGCGGCGTGACCACCGAAACCGCCCCTCTGGTGGCCGCAGCCGGGGCCGATGTGCTGGTCGCGGGCTCTGCCGTGTTCAAGGGCGGCAGCGTCGATGCACCGTCGGTCTATGGTGACAATATCCGCGCCCTGCGCGCGGCGGCCGAAGCGGCACTGCCGGGGTAA
- a CDS encoding long-chain fatty acid--CoA ligase, with translation MLGMMMHRDLRIIDILTFAAEAWPDQGLVSVMEDGGLHRQSYPETLDRVAQLAQALSALGIAEGDRVATLAWNSHRHFELYYGITAIGAVCHTLNPRLSREQLIYMIHHAGDRVICVDPDLVPLLEEMREELPAGLRLIVLCDAGEVPQSTFELMCYEALLAPQGTAYDWPEWPENTAAGLCYTSGTTGDPKGALYSHRSTVFHAMMVPLGFTHSLKAGRKVLPVVPLFHVNAWGLPHVAPLAGMTMVMPGRHLDGESLYALMQAEGVWSAWGVPTVWAGLLATIREKGAPPDGFGDLVVGGAAAPASMIAAFEAMGVHVNQVWGMTEMSPVGTRGVLPPHLQGLEPEAVIEAKRGAGRRLFGVEFKIVDDAGTRLPHDGEATGELYVRGNGIIAGYFNNDDATAKAMDADGWFGTGDVATVEPDGMLVIRDRAKDLVKSGGEWISSIDLENAAVAHPEIAACAVIAVPHPKWDERPVLVAVAAGDRKLTLEEVRAHLAPEFAKWQLPDDVIYVEALPLTATGKISKLTLRRDLAEYVLPELR, from the coding sequence ATGCTTGGCATGATGATGCACCGCGATTTGCGGATCATCGACATTCTGACCTTCGCCGCCGAAGCCTGGCCCGATCAGGGGCTTGTGTCGGTCATGGAGGATGGCGGGCTGCACCGGCAGAGCTATCCCGAAACGCTGGACCGGGTGGCGCAGCTTGCGCAGGCGCTGAGCGCGCTGGGCATTGCCGAGGGCGATCGGGTGGCGACACTGGCCTGGAACAGCCACCGGCATTTTGAACTCTACTATGGGATTACGGCCATTGGCGCGGTCTGTCACACGCTGAACCCGAGGCTGTCGCGGGAGCAGCTGATCTATATGATCCACCATGCCGGGGACCGGGTGATCTGTGTCGATCCGGACCTTGTGCCGCTGCTGGAAGAGATGCGCGAAGAGCTGCCCGCAGGGCTGCGCCTGATCGTGCTGTGCGATGCGGGTGAGGTGCCGCAAAGCACGTTCGAGCTTATGTGCTATGAGGCGCTTCTGGCGCCGCAGGGCACGGCGTATGACTGGCCCGAATGGCCCGAGAACACCGCCGCCGGGCTGTGCTATACCTCCGGGACAACGGGCGACCCGAAAGGCGCGCTCTATTCGCACCGCTCGACGGTGTTTCACGCGATGATGGTGCCGCTGGGCTTTACCCATTCGCTGAAGGCGGGGCGCAAGGTGCTGCCTGTGGTGCCGCTCTTTCACGTCAATGCCTGGGGGCTGCCGCATGTGGCGCCGCTGGCGGGGATGACGATGGTCATGCCGGGGCGGCATCTGGACGGGGAGAGCCTTTATGCGCTGATGCAGGCCGAAGGGGTGTGGTCCGCCTGGGGCGTGCCGACCGTCTGGGCCGGGCTGCTGGCAACGATCAGGGAGAAAGGCGCACCGCCTGACGGGTTCGGTGATCTGGTGGTCGGGGGGGCGGCGGCCCCGGCGTCGATGATCGCGGCCTTCGAGGCGATGGGCGTGCATGTCAACCAGGTCTGGGGCATGACCGAGATGAGCCCGGTGGGCACGCGCGGCGTGCTGCCACCGCATTTGCAGGGGCTGGAGCCCGAGGCGGTGATCGAGGCCAAGCGCGGCGCGGGGCGGCGGCTATTCGGGGTGGAGTTCAAGATTGTCGATGACGCGGGCACCCGCCTGCCCCATGACGGTGAGGCCACGGGCGAGCTTTATGTGCGCGGCAACGGCATTATCGCGGGGTATTTCAACAATGACGACGCCACCGCGAAGGCGATGGACGCCGACGGCTGGTTCGGCACCGGCGATGTGGCCACGGTAGAGCCGGACGGGATGCTGGTGATCCGCGACCGGGCGAAGGATCTGGTGAAGTCGGGGGGCGAGTGGATCAGCTCGATCGATCTGGAAAACGCCGCCGTGGCGCATCCCGAGATTGCCGCCTGCGCCGTCATTGCCGTGCCCCATCCGAAATGGGACGAGCGGCCCGTGCTGGTCGCCGTGGCGGCGGGGGACCGGAAGCTGACGCTTGAGGAGGTGCGCGCGCATCTGGCGCCGGAGTTCGCGAAGTGGCAGTTGCCGGATGATGTGATCTATGTCGAGGCGCTGCCGCTGACCGCCACCGGCAAGATCTCGAAGCTGACCCTGCGCCGGGATCTGGCCGAGTATGTGCTGCCGGAGTTGAGATGA
- a CDS encoding M23 family metallopeptidase, whose amino-acid sequence MSDLIRSLLLLQLALPLVLILANGLLPFASRLGFVLRSLAIAGLLIYLALAGLWLFPPFWTPHALGLLHVVLCLWRYHRQRQGGASPRRALRFGELALSLAALGGALALLVPVIDGRRAPDLAIDLAQPLGPGRYLVVSGGATLAVNAHLRTLDLPRAADFRGQSYAVDIIGIDRIGRRSSGIQPPDPSAYVIQGRPVLAPCAGQVIGLTSGVPDNRVPEMARDPMTGNSVILNCDGLAVVLAHFRAGSVVVALGDRVEPGQRLADVGNSGNSGEPHLHLHVQTLADPARPLSGAPLFFSVEGNFLRRNDRLFVKGTLEGQ is encoded by the coding sequence ATGAGCGATCTGATCCGCTCTCTTCTGCTGCTGCAACTGGCGCTGCCGCTGGTCCTCATCCTTGCCAACGGCCTGCTCCCCTTTGCCAGCCGCCTCGGGTTTGTTTTGCGCTCTCTCGCCATTGCCGGGCTGCTGATCTATCTGGCGCTTGCCGGGCTCTGGCTGTTCCCGCCCTTCTGGACGCCTCATGCGCTGGGCCTGTTGCATGTCGTGCTTTGCCTCTGGCGCTATCACCGGCAAAGACAGGGGGGCGCATCCCCCCGGCGCGCCCTTCGCTTCGGGGAACTGGCGCTTTCGCTGGCGGCACTGGGCGGTGCGCTTGCCTTGCTGGTCCCCGTGATCGACGGCCGCCGTGCGCCGGATCTGGCCATTGACCTGGCCCAGCCGCTTGGCCCGGGCCGGTATCTGGTGGTCAGCGGCGGGGCCACCTTGGCGGTCAACGCGCATTTGCGCACGCTCGATCTGCCGCGCGCCGCCGATTTCCGCGGTCAGAGCTATGCGGTGGACATCATCGGCATTGATCGCATCGGTCGGCGCAGCTCTGGCATCCAGCCGCCCGATCCGTCGGCCTATGTGATCCAGGGCCGCCCCGTTCTGGCCCCCTGTGCCGGGCAGGTGATTGGCCTCACCTCCGGGGTGCCTGACAACCGCGTGCCCGAGATGGCCCGCGATCCGATGACAGGTAACAGCGTGATCCTCAATTGCGATGGCCTCGCCGTGGTGCTGGCGCATTTCCGGGCGGGTTCGGTGGTGGTCGCCCTCGGGGATCGGGTCGAGCCTGGGCAACGGCTGGCCGATGTGGGCAATTCCGGCAACTCGGGTGAGCCGCATCTTCACCTGCATGTCCAGACCCTCGCCGATCCCGCCCGGCCACTCTCCGGCGCACCGCTATTCTTTTCGGTCGAGGGGAATTTCCTGCGCCGCAACGACCGGCTCTTTGTGAAAGGCACGCTTGAAGGTCAGTGA
- the rlmN gene encoding 23S rRNA (adenine(2503)-C(2))-methyltransferase RlmN: MTDDRIPQASAPITQDVMTIPRKIPEGPVNLVGLTREAMRDALIEAGTPEKQAKMRVGQIWQWIYQWGVRDFGEMTNLSKAYRAELAEKFIISIPEMVSRQVSADGTRKYLARIAGGHEVEVVYIPEADRGTLCISSQVGCTLTCSFCHTGTQKLVRNLTAGEIVGQVMMARDDLGEWPERGAPKDETRLLSNIVLMGMGEPLYNFDNVRDAMKIAMDAEGIQLSRRRITLSTSGVVPEIAKTAEEIGCQLAVSFHATTDEVRDRLVPINKRWNIETLLDALRAYPKVSNSERITFEYVMLKDVNDSDADARRLVRLISGIPAKINLIPFNEWPGAPYERSDWARIEAFADIIYKAGYASPIRTPRGEDIMAACGQLKSATERARKSKRQIEAEAKL, encoded by the coding sequence ATGACCGATGACCGCATCCCCCAGGCCTCCGCGCCGATCACGCAGGACGTGATGACCATCCCCCGGAAAATTCCCGAGGGGCCGGTGAACCTTGTGGGCCTTACCCGTGAGGCCATGCGCGACGCGCTGATCGAGGCGGGCACGCCCGAGAAACAGGCGAAGATGCGCGTCGGCCAGATCTGGCAGTGGATCTACCAATGGGGCGTGCGCGACTTTGGCGAGATGACCAACCTCTCCAAGGCTTACCGCGCCGAACTGGCCGAGAAATTTATCATTTCCATCCCCGAGATGGTCTCCCGGCAGGTCAGCGCCGATGGCACCCGCAAATACCTCGCCCGGATCGCGGGCGGGCACGAGGTCGAGGTGGTCTATATCCCCGAGGCCGATCGCGGCACGCTCTGCATTTCGTCTCAGGTGGGCTGCACGCTGACCTGCTCCTTCTGCCACACCGGCACGCAGAAACTGGTGCGCAACCTCACGGCGGGCGAGATTGTCGGCCAGGTGATGATGGCGCGCGACGATCTGGGGGAATGGCCCGAGCGCGGCGCGCCCAAGGATGAAACCCGCCTTCTGAGCAATATCGTTCTGATGGGCATGGGCGAGCCGCTTTATAATTTCGACAATGTGCGCGACGCGATGAAGATCGCGATGGATGCCGAGGGCATTCAGCTTTCCCGCCGCCGGATCACGCTCTCGACCTCGGGTGTCGTGCCCGAGATTGCCAAGACGGCGGAAGAGATCGGCTGCCAGCTTGCCGTCAGCTTCCACGCCACCACCGACGAGGTGCGCGACCGTCTGGTGCCGATCAACAAGCGCTGGAATATCGAAACGCTGCTGGACGCCCTGCGCGCCTATCCGAAGGTGAGCAATTCCGAGCGGATCACCTTCGAATACGTGATGCTCAAGGACGTCAACGACAGCGACGCCGACGCGCGCCGCCTCGTCCGCCTGATCAGCGGCATCCCCGCCAAGATCAACCTCATCCCGTTCAACGAATGGCCCGGCGCGCCCTATGAGCGTTCGGACTGGGCGCGGATCGAGGCCTTTGCCGATATCATCTACAAGGCCGGCTATGCCTCGCCCATCCGCACACCACGGGGCGAGGATATTATGGCCGCCTGCGGTCAGCTCAAATCGGCCACCGAACGCGCCCGCAAATCCAAGCGCCAGATCGAGGCCGAGGCCAAGCTCTAA
- a CDS encoding 2TM domain-containing protein has protein sequence MTQTENYQMARTRAEAQYGFLVHAAIYAGVILLLTLIDLTTSPGVIWFIWPMLGWGIPVALHGARVFQLGDKAAIIDALTARELRRLSSKEHPVEPH, from the coding sequence ATGACCCAGACAGAAAACTATCAAATGGCCAGAACAAGGGCAGAAGCGCAGTATGGGTTTTTGGTTCACGCCGCGATCTATGCGGGGGTTATCCTGCTGCTGACCCTGATCGACCTGACCACGTCACCGGGGGTCATCTGGTTTATCTGGCCGATGCTAGGCTGGGGGATTCCTGTCGCGCTGCACGGCGCGCGGGTCTTTCAACTGGGCGACAAGGCGGCGATCATCGACGCGCTGACGGCACGCGAACTGCGACGGCTTTCGTCCAAAGAGCACCCGGTCGAGCCGCACTAA